One Fontisphaera persica DNA window includes the following coding sequences:
- a CDS encoding PQQ-binding-like beta-propeller repeat protein, with protein MSKRALVAACLGAVGSLMLAGALAAGAAEASAAARPLVLKRGWMALPGDRGAQTALQFCRDTELFCYVQLPTAAEVAAARQNAARAGLYGVRIFIEEGPFSQLHLADHLADVTLPIGAALQMPEAEALRVTRPGGEVILGAKKLVKPFPPGVDDWTHPYHLPDNNPVSRDQVARGPYLTQFLADPRYAPLPQVAVAAAGRIFKAFGHIAFKEREEPWLNTLAAFNGYNGTLLWRREIAPALMVHRSTLIATADRLYFGDDRSCKIFDAATGELEDEIAPPEDVAGGTFWKWMALEEGVLYAMIGPQEKRDPVIRARSTGHGWPWNPLSPGFNQPENPWGYGHTLLALDPQSKRILWRHVEEKPMDGRAICLKNGRLFLFSHGQYLVALEAATGKVIWRKTPENAPELFQALGPYLGRQDWRTNWRTTALMRAGDHALYFAGPAMARLAAVSTDDGRLLWTQPYDNYQLVLYDNALYGISGEIDKEISRKFDPLTGRVLAEIAINRRACTRPTATPDAIFFRAGEGSVRLDTMQDRPQLVSPMRPNCHDGVTVAHGLLYWWPSVCDCNLSLYGITCLGPAGNFDFNQPARESERLQRLRAAGNPRPLLVGSNDWPVFRANAQGSVRTSAAIQEKARLLWEFALPPQVTPTAPTAVEDFVFVGGSDGMVRAVRAATGQNAWTAFTGGELRLPPTLAEGRALAGSGDGWVYCWRARDGALLWKFRAAPVERRIPVYGRLLSTWPAASGVLAQDGVAYVAAGLANYDGTHVYALNVADGSLRWQNNTSGHLDRESRTGVGVQGHLLLLGQRLYMAGGNAVSPAVYDLATGRCLNEEDFTQKQKRGNLLGSFSPRGWELYLVGNDVRVAGKPYYAHPQWPVFDDWVLKKTLYVTGQGWDLAWANNSKLMCFDDLGPNRPAFQRTHWGNTEIKQPAPRWSHPTPDGRAIAVGVNAVVAATGSELCAWSLQDGSLLWKHALPAPAVPWGLAITRDGRVLVTLENGRLLCFG; from the coding sequence ATGAGCAAACGAGCATTGGTGGCAGCGTGCCTTGGGGCGGTGGGAAGCCTCATGCTGGCGGGAGCATTGGCTGCCGGGGCCGCGGAGGCCTCCGCCGCCGCGCGCCCGCTGGTGCTGAAGCGCGGATGGATGGCCCTTCCCGGAGACCGCGGCGCACAAACCGCCCTCCAGTTCTGCCGCGATACCGAATTGTTCTGTTACGTGCAACTCCCCACCGCCGCCGAGGTGGCCGCCGCCCGCCAAAACGCCGCCCGCGCGGGTTTGTATGGCGTCCGCATTTTCATCGAGGAGGGGCCGTTCAGCCAATTGCACCTCGCCGACCATCTGGCGGATGTCACCCTGCCCATCGGCGCGGCCCTGCAAATGCCTGAAGCCGAGGCCCTGCGCGTCACCCGCCCGGGCGGTGAGGTCATCCTGGGCGCTAAAAAGCTGGTGAAACCGTTTCCGCCCGGCGTGGATGACTGGACGCATCCCTATCATTTGCCGGACAACAATCCCGTTTCCCGCGACCAGGTGGCCCGCGGACCTTATTTAACCCAATTCCTGGCGGACCCGCGTTACGCCCCCCTGCCGCAGGTGGCGGTGGCCGCCGCCGGCCGCATTTTCAAGGCCTTTGGCCACATTGCCTTCAAGGAACGCGAGGAACCCTGGCTGAACACCCTGGCCGCCTTCAATGGTTACAACGGGACGTTGCTCTGGCGGCGCGAGATTGCCCCGGCCCTCATGGTGCACCGCAGCACGCTCATCGCCACCGCGGACCGCCTCTACTTCGGGGATGACCGTTCCTGCAAAATCTTCGACGCCGCCACCGGCGAGCTGGAAGATGAAATTGCGCCGCCGGAAGACGTGGCCGGCGGCACCTTCTGGAAATGGATGGCGCTGGAGGAGGGGGTGCTGTATGCCATGATTGGCCCGCAGGAAAAACGCGACCCGGTCATCCGCGCCCGCAGCACCGGCCATGGCTGGCCCTGGAATCCGCTCTCCCCCGGCTTCAATCAGCCGGAAAACCCGTGGGGCTACGGCCACACGCTGCTGGCCCTAGACCCTCAGAGCAAGCGCATCCTGTGGCGGCACGTGGAAGAAAAACCGATGGACGGCCGGGCCATCTGCCTCAAGAACGGACGCCTGTTTTTATTTAGCCACGGCCAATATCTGGTGGCGCTGGAGGCGGCCACCGGCAAGGTCATCTGGCGCAAAACTCCCGAAAACGCGCCAGAGCTATTTCAGGCGCTTGGACCATACTTGGGGCGCCAGGACTGGCGCACCAACTGGCGCACCACGGCCCTGATGCGCGCCGGCGACCACGCCCTCTATTTTGCCGGCCCGGCCATGGCACGGTTGGCAGCGGTTTCCACCGATGACGGCCGGCTGCTCTGGACCCAACCTTACGATAATTATCAACTGGTGCTCTATGACAACGCCCTTTACGGCATCAGCGGTGAAATTGACAAGGAAATCAGCCGCAAGTTTGACCCGCTGACCGGCCGCGTGCTGGCGGAAATCGCCATCAACCGCCGGGCCTGCACCCGTCCCACCGCCACGCCCGATGCCATCTTTTTCCGGGCCGGTGAAGGCTCTGTGCGCCTGGACACCATGCAGGACCGCCCCCAGTTGGTCTCCCCCATGCGCCCCAACTGCCATGACGGCGTGACCGTGGCCCACGGATTGCTCTACTGGTGGCCCTCGGTGTGCGATTGCAACCTGAGCCTCTACGGCATCACCTGCCTGGGACCGGCCGGCAATTTCGATTTCAACCAGCCCGCCCGCGAGAGTGAGCGCCTCCAGCGCTTGCGGGCGGCGGGCAATCCTCGGCCCCTCCTGGTCGGCAGCAATGACTGGCCGGTATTCCGCGCCAACGCCCAAGGCTCGGTGCGCACCTCCGCCGCCATTCAGGAAAAAGCGCGACTGCTCTGGGAATTTGCCCTCCCGCCGCAGGTCACCCCCACCGCGCCAACCGCCGTGGAAGACTTTGTTTTTGTCGGGGGCTCCGATGGCATGGTGCGGGCCGTCCGCGCGGCCACGGGACAAAATGCCTGGACCGCCTTTACCGGTGGCGAGCTGCGCCTGCCGCCCACCCTGGCGGAGGGGCGGGCTCTGGCGGGCAGCGGCGATGGCTGGGTGTATTGCTGGCGCGCCCGCGATGGCGCCCTCCTTTGGAAATTCCGCGCCGCGCCCGTGGAGCGCCGCATTCCGGTGTATGGCCGGCTGCTCTCCACCTGGCCCGCCGCCAGCGGTGTGCTGGCGCAGGACGGGGTGGCGTACGTGGCCGCCGGACTGGCCAATTACGACGGCACGCATGTTTATGCCCTGAACGTGGCCGATGGCAGCCTGCGCTGGCAAAACAACACCTCCGGCCATTTGGACCGCGAAAGCCGCACCGGAGTGGGCGTGCAGGGGCATCTGCTGCTTCTGGGCCAGCGCCTCTATATGGCCGGAGGCAACGCCGTTTCCCCGGCCGTCTATGATTTGGCCACCGGCCGCTGCCTCAATGAGGAGGACTTCACCCAAAAACAAAAACGCGGCAACCTCCTGGGCTCTTTCAGCCCGCGCGGCTGGGAACTTTACCTCGTGGGAAATGACGTGCGCGTTGCCGGCAAACCGTATTATGCGCATCCCCAATGGCCGGTGTTTGATGACTGGGTGTTGAAGAAGACGTTGTACGTCACCGGGCAAGGGTGGGATCTCGCCTGGGCCAATAACAGCAAATTGATGTGCTTTGATGACCTGGGGCCAAACCGCCCCGCCTTTCAGCGCACCCACTGGGGCAATACTGAAATAAAACAACCCGCCCCGCGATGGAGTCATCCTACCCCCGATGGACGGGCCATTGCCGTAGGAGTCAATGCGGTGGTGGCCGCCACCGGTAGCGAGCTTTGCGCCTGGAGTTTGCAGGATGGCTCGCTGTTGTGGAAACATGCGCTCCCCGCCCCTGCCGTGCCATGGGGGCTGGCTATTACGCGCGACGGCCGCGTCCTGGTCACCCTCGAAAACGGCCGCCTGCTATGCTTCGGGTAA
- a CDS encoding cellulase family glycosylhydrolase — MSAKESRWSNSAVVLLKAAVLLTLALGVGGVASLAAPLPAVRVAPDGRGFVTAEGRPYVPFGVNYYRPGTGWAPQLWKKFDAAATRQDFARMKAHGVNCVRVFLTYGSFYWEKGKLSPEGLERLDQLLALGEEFGIYVHPTGPDHWEGLPPWAARDRLASEEVLAALEDFWRLLAARYKGRGVLFAYDLLNEPEMPWDSPALKERYARWVAARHGTPAQAAQAWGLPENFFAHGLRAPEAKDQPRNAWLLDYQHFRESVADEWTRRQVAAIKSVDPNALVTVGLIQWSIPAVLPTMRHYSAFKPSRQAPMLDFLEFHFYPLAQGAYEYRSAEEEWRNLAYAECLAREVARAGKPVVIAEMGWYGGAQPRFDGGRHPQADEEQQARWCRRLVEVTAGHVTGWLNWGFYDQPEATDVSELTGLMTAQGETKAWGREFHRLSRRLEGKVLPPRPPLERPEMDWDLLITSQAAAREYLERYYQAFRRSPPSVPALLE; from the coding sequence GTGTCAGCAAAAGAATCCCGGTGGAGTAATTCCGCGGTCGTTCTTCTCAAGGCCGCCGTCCTGCTAACCCTGGCGCTGGGCGTGGGCGGGGTGGCGTCCCTCGCCGCGCCGTTGCCGGCCGTTCGCGTCGCGCCCGACGGCCGGGGCTTTGTCACCGCCGAGGGCCGGCCCTACGTGCCCTTCGGCGTGAATTACTACCGTCCCGGCACCGGCTGGGCGCCGCAGCTATGGAAAAAATTTGACGCCGCCGCCACGCGGCAGGATTTCGCGCGCATGAAGGCGCATGGCGTGAATTGCGTGCGCGTCTTCCTGACCTACGGCTCGTTTTATTGGGAAAAGGGCAAACTTTCGCCGGAAGGCCTGGAGCGCCTGGACCAGCTCCTGGCGCTGGGGGAGGAGTTTGGCATTTACGTGCACCCCACCGGCCCGGACCACTGGGAGGGCTTGCCGCCCTGGGCCGCGCGGGACCGGCTGGCCAGCGAGGAGGTGCTCGCGGCGCTGGAGGATTTCTGGCGGTTGTTGGCCGCACGCTACAAGGGGCGGGGCGTCCTTTTCGCTTATGACCTGCTGAACGAGCCGGAAATGCCGTGGGATTCGCCTGCGCTCAAGGAGCGCTACGCCCGCTGGGTGGCGGCGCGTCATGGCACCCCGGCGCAGGCTGCCCAGGCGTGGGGGCTGCCGGAGAACTTTTTCGCCCATGGATTGCGCGCCCCGGAAGCCAAAGACCAGCCGCGCAACGCCTGGTTGCTGGATTACCAGCATTTCCGCGAGTCCGTGGCGGACGAGTGGACGCGCCGACAGGTAGCCGCCATCAAAAGCGTGGACCCAAATGCGCTGGTGACGGTGGGCTTGATTCAATGGTCCATTCCGGCCGTCTTGCCCACCATGCGGCATTATTCCGCCTTCAAACCCTCCCGGCAGGCGCCGATGCTGGATTTCCTGGAGTTTCACTTTTATCCACTGGCCCAGGGGGCCTACGAGTACCGCTCCGCCGAGGAGGAATGGCGCAATCTGGCTTATGCCGAGTGCCTGGCGCGCGAAGTGGCCAGGGCGGGCAAGCCCGTGGTCATCGCCGAAATGGGATGGTATGGCGGCGCCCAACCCCGCTTTGACGGCGGGCGGCATCCGCAAGCGGATGAGGAGCAACAGGCCCGCTGGTGCCGGCGGTTGGTGGAGGTGACCGCCGGCCATGTGACGGGCTGGCTGAACTGGGGTTTTTATGACCAACCCGAAGCCACCGACGTCAGCGAGCTGACCGGCCTGATGACAGCACAGGGTGAAACCAAGGCGTGGGGCCGCGAATTTCATCGTTTGTCGCGGCGGCTGGAAGGGAAGGTTTTACCGCCGCGTCCACCGTTGGAGCGCCCGGAAATGGATTGGGATTTACTCATCACCAGCCAGGCAGCCGCGCGGGAATACCTTGAGCGTTATTACCAAGCTTTCCGCCGAAGCCCACCGTCCGTCCCGGCCCTGCTGGAGTAG
- a CDS encoding C4-type zinc ribbon domain-containing protein: MNDVVIATIQNLLELHQLEEQLDRARTGKAEIQAKINLIREKLIPNILGHHDRMRARGRKSIAPVRNGVCAGCHMVVATGILATLRRQDDIQLCANCGRYLYIDETPPEPPAEAAVPAGEAPPKKARKKRVSKRIPVE; this comes from the coding sequence ATGAATGACGTTGTCATTGCGACGATTCAGAACCTGCTGGAACTTCATCAACTGGAAGAGCAATTGGACCGTGCCCGGACGGGCAAGGCGGAAATCCAAGCCAAAATCAACCTGATTCGGGAAAAATTGATCCCCAATATCCTGGGTCATCATGATCGGATGCGCGCGCGCGGGCGCAAGAGCATTGCGCCGGTGCGTAATGGTGTGTGCGCCGGCTGCCACATGGTGGTGGCCACCGGCATCCTGGCCACCCTGCGCCGCCAGGATGACATTCAACTCTGCGCCAATTGCGGGCGTTATTTGTACATTGACGAAACCCCTCCCGAACCGCCGGCGGAGGCGGCCGTGCCGGCGGGCGAAGCACCCCCCAAAAAAGCCCGAAAAAAACGTGTCAGCAAAAGAATCCCGGTGGAGTAA
- a CDS encoding helix-turn-helix domain-containing protein, with protein MSHRVLKTSDWFHADGFPIAVERRNPQEPFPMHAHEFSELVIITGGSGLHVTGGRAYPLAAGDVFVISGRRPHTYAGLRRLCLVNLLYQADKLQWHWADLPALAGYHALFTLEPAWRRRHEFKSRLHLQPEELRHVLELVEALDHELRQRSPGFGFMATAAFMQIIGFLSRCYSRSWNPDARALLRIAETITHLETHYHEPVNLDTLARIARMSKRSLLRAFHAATGSTPIAYLLQLRLNRAAHLLRHSSQNITEIAFATGFNDSNYFTRQFRQRFGASPRQWRQHLRAAG; from the coding sequence GTGTCACACCGCGTTCTCAAGACCAGCGACTGGTTCCATGCGGATGGTTTTCCCATTGCCGTGGAGCGGCGCAATCCGCAGGAGCCTTTTCCCATGCACGCGCATGAGTTCAGCGAGCTGGTCATCATCACCGGGGGAAGCGGTTTGCACGTGACGGGCGGGCGCGCTTATCCGCTGGCGGCGGGGGACGTATTTGTCATTAGCGGCCGGCGGCCGCATACCTACGCCGGCCTGCGCCGGCTGTGCCTGGTGAATCTGCTGTATCAGGCGGACAAACTGCAATGGCACTGGGCCGACTTGCCGGCGCTGGCGGGGTACCATGCGCTGTTCACGCTGGAGCCGGCGTGGCGGCGGCGGCATGAATTCAAAAGCCGGTTGCATCTCCAGCCGGAGGAACTGCGGCACGTGCTGGAGCTGGTGGAGGCGCTGGACCACGAGCTGCGCCAGCGCTCGCCGGGTTTCGGTTTCATGGCCACCGCGGCCTTCATGCAAATCATCGGTTTTCTTTCCCGCTGCTACAGCCGCTCCTGGAATCCCGATGCGCGCGCTTTGCTGCGGATTGCCGAGACCATCACGCATCTGGAGACTCATTACCATGAGCCGGTGAATCTGGACACGCTGGCGCGGATTGCGCGCATGTCCAAACGCAGTTTGCTGCGCGCGTTTCATGCCGCCACCGGCAGCACGCCCATTGCCTATCTGCTGCAACTGCGGCTCAACCGCGCGGCGCATTTGCTGCGCCATTCCAGCCAGAACATCACGGAAATTGCCTTTGCCACGGGCTTCAACGACAGCAATTACTTCACGCGCCAGTTTCGCCAGCGTTTTGGCGCCAGTCCGCGCCAGTGGCGGCAGCACCTGCGGGCGGCAGGGTGA
- a CDS encoding L-rhamnose isomerase, whose protein sequence is MAAKTKKLETAYQLAREQYAALGVDTEAALQRLATLSISLHCWQGDDVGGFESAGETLGGGLAVTGNYPGKARTPQELRQDAEMVFSLLPGRHRFNLHASYGEFPAGKKVDRNEIAPQHFAGWIAWAKGLGIGLDFNPTCFGHPLAASGFTLSHPDPAVRQFWIEHCQLCREIGAAMGRALKTPCVTNVWIPDGMKDLPADRKGPRERLAAALDAIFKKPLNPKHNLDAVEGKLFGIGAESYTVGMHEFYLAYAVKNKKLLTLDSGHYHPTESMADKISSVMLFVDEILLHVSRGVRWDSDHVVILNDELLSIAQELVRGNFLHRAHLGLDFFDASINRVAAWTMGARNFLRALLYALLEPYQTYQELELAGDYTARLALMEEAKTLPFGAVWDYHCLRHNVPVGGEWLAEVKRYEREVLSRRQ, encoded by the coding sequence ATGGCTGCGAAAACCAAGAAACTGGAAACGGCGTACCAACTGGCACGTGAACAATATGCCGCGCTGGGCGTGGATACCGAGGCCGCCCTGCAACGGCTGGCCACCCTCTCCATCTCCCTGCATTGCTGGCAGGGGGATGATGTCGGGGGCTTTGAATCCGCCGGAGAAACCCTGGGCGGCGGACTGGCCGTCACCGGCAACTATCCCGGCAAGGCGCGTACCCCGCAGGAGTTGCGGCAGGACGCCGAAATGGTGTTTTCGCTCCTGCCGGGCCGGCATCGTTTCAACCTGCATGCTTCCTACGGGGAATTTCCTGCCGGCAAAAAGGTGGACCGCAACGAAATTGCGCCGCAACACTTCGCGGGCTGGATTGCGTGGGCCAAAGGTCTGGGCATCGGCCTGGACTTCAACCCCACCTGCTTCGGGCATCCCCTGGCCGCCAGCGGATTCACCCTGTCGCATCCCGACCCGGCCGTGCGTCAATTTTGGATTGAGCACTGCCAGCTCTGCCGGGAAATCGGGGCGGCCATGGGCCGCGCGTTGAAAACTCCGTGTGTCACCAATGTCTGGATTCCCGATGGGATGAAAGACCTTCCCGCTGACCGCAAGGGGCCGCGCGAGCGGCTGGCGGCGGCGCTGGATGCCATCTTCAAGAAACCGCTCAACCCGAAACACAACCTCGATGCGGTGGAGGGCAAGCTCTTTGGCATCGGCGCGGAGAGTTACACGGTGGGCATGCACGAGTTCTATCTGGCTTACGCGGTGAAAAACAAAAAACTGCTGACGCTGGATTCCGGGCACTATCATCCCACCGAAAGCATGGCCGACAAAATCTCCTCGGTGATGCTGTTCGTGGACGAAATCCTGTTGCATGTCAGCCGCGGCGTGCGGTGGGACAGCGATCATGTGGTGATTTTGAATGATGAATTGCTGAGCATCGCGCAGGAGCTGGTGCGCGGCAATTTCCTCCATCGGGCGCATCTGGGTCTGGACTTTTTTGACGCGAGCATCAACCGCGTGGCCGCGTGGACGATGGGCGCGCGCAATTTCCTCCGCGCGCTGCTTTACGCCCTGCTGGAGCCGTACCAGACGTACCAGGAGCTGGAGCTGGCCGGCGATTACACCGCCCGCCTGGCGTTGATGGAAGAAGCCAAGACCCTGCCTTTCGGCGCGGTGTGGGATTACCATTGTCTCCGGCACAACGTGCCGGTGGGCGGCGAATGGCTGGCGGAAGTCAAGCGCTACGAGCGGGAAGTGCTCTCGCGGCGGCAATAA
- the rhaT gene encoding L-rhamnose/proton symporter RhaT encodes MNLGPFFGVFLHWLGGLASGSFYVPYKAVRQWAWETYWLVGGFFSWIIMPWLLASLMTENLWGVLQQQDLKTLWWTYFFGALWGFGGLTFGLTMRYLGMSLGMGVALGYCAAFGTLVPPLAKSFFPDIPVEASLGEIVGTTPGKVTLLGVVVCLAGIAIAALAGLTKEREMPEAEKKKAIAEFSFTKGILVATFSGIMSACFAFALTAGNPINEASLQAGTNKIWTGLPKLVVVLLGGFTTNFIWCVILNLKNGTGYQYFSRYLRPEHARPTAANASTPPAEALRVPWLRNFCFSALAGTTWYMQFFFYTMGETQMGKFGFASWTLHMASIIIFSTMWGWILHEWKGASRKAHVLIGAGIATLILSTIIIGYGTYLKTQMGGG; translated from the coding sequence ATGAATCTAGGGCCTTTTTTCGGGGTTTTCCTCCACTGGCTGGGCGGGCTGGCGTCCGGCAGTTTCTATGTTCCCTACAAAGCCGTGCGCCAATGGGCGTGGGAAACCTATTGGCTGGTGGGCGGTTTCTTTTCGTGGATTATCATGCCCTGGCTGCTGGCCAGCCTGATGACCGAAAACTTGTGGGGCGTGCTCCAGCAGCAGGACCTGAAGACCCTCTGGTGGACTTATTTCTTCGGCGCCCTCTGGGGCTTCGGCGGACTGACCTTTGGCCTGACGATGCGCTACCTCGGAATGTCTCTGGGCATGGGGGTGGCGCTGGGCTATTGTGCGGCCTTTGGCACGCTGGTGCCACCCCTGGCAAAATCCTTTTTTCCTGACATTCCCGTCGAGGCCAGTCTGGGTGAGATTGTGGGCACCACGCCCGGCAAGGTGACTCTGCTGGGCGTGGTGGTGTGCCTGGCGGGCATTGCCATTGCCGCGCTGGCCGGCCTCACCAAGGAACGCGAAATGCCCGAGGCGGAAAAGAAAAAGGCGATTGCCGAGTTTAGTTTCACCAAGGGCATTCTGGTGGCCACCTTTTCGGGCATCATGAGCGCCTGCTTCGCGTTTGCACTGACGGCCGGCAACCCCATCAATGAGGCTTCTTTGCAGGCCGGGACCAATAAAATCTGGACCGGCCTGCCCAAGCTGGTGGTGGTGTTGCTGGGCGGATTCACCACCAATTTCATCTGGTGCGTCATCCTGAACCTCAAAAACGGCACCGGCTACCAGTACTTCAGCCGCTATTTGCGGCCGGAACACGCCAGGCCCACCGCGGCGAATGCGTCCACGCCCCCCGCCGAGGCCCTGCGCGTGCCGTGGCTGCGCAATTTCTGCTTCAGCGCCCTGGCCGGCACCACGTGGTACATGCAATTTTTCTTTTACACCATGGGCGAAACCCAGATGGGCAAGTTTGGCTTTGCCAGTTGGACCCTGCACATGGCAAGCATTATCATCTTCAGCACCATGTGGGGATGGATTCTGCACGAGTGGAAGGGCGCCAGCCGCAAGGCACATGTGTTGATTGGCGCGGGCATCGCCACGTTGATTTTGTCCACCATCATCATTGGCTACGGCACGTACCTAAAAACTCAAATGGGCGGAGGATGA